The genomic segment ACGCTTCTTTGCATATCTGTAACTTCTTCAGGACGCTCGTCAATTAATAAAACAATTTGATATACTTCTGGATGGTTCGTTGCAATTGCCTTCGCAACATCCTTTAATAACATGGTTTTACCAGTTTTAGGTTGTGCTACAATCATACCACGTTGTCCTTTTCCAATTGGAGAAAATAAATCGATAATTCTTGTAGATAAAGAACTTCCTTTTTCTGCTAAATTGAATTTTTCTTGAGGAAATAATGGCGTTAAATGCTCAAAAGAAACACGATCTCTAACAATATTAGGGTTTAATCCATTAATTTTCGAAACTCTAATTAAAGGAAAATATTTCTCACCTTCTTTTGGCGGACGAACATTTCCTTTAACAGTATCTCCAGTTTTTAAACCGAATAATTTAATTTGAGATTGAGAAACATAAATATCATCAGGAGAAGATAAATAGTTATAGTCAGACGAGCGTAAGAAACCATAACCATCTGGCATCATTTCTAAAACACCTTCACTTTCTATAATTCCATCAAATTCGAAATCTGGATCTCTATATCTGTTACTAGATTTATTTCCATTACCTCTGTTAGAGTTGTTTTTATCTCTATTTTGATTGGTGTTTTTATTTTTTTGGTTCGAATTGGTGTTTTTCTGATTTGGGTTTTTTTGCTGTTTTGGAGAATGATTTGGAGCTTTTTTCTCCTGTGAATCATTATTCTTAACAACATTTTCTTTTTTCGTATCAGAAGTGTTTTCCTTTTTAAGAGGTGTTTTAGTTCTTGGTCTAATTACCTTTTTAGGTCTTTCTTCTGTTTTAGTATCAGAATTTTTAACTTCAGGAACATTTGTTTCTTGAGGTTTTGCTTCAGCAGTTTTGTTATCTGTGCTGTTATGATCCGCTTGTGGTTTTTTGCTAACTCTTTTTCTTTTAGGTTTATCAGTTTTTACTGAATCTTTATTTGTTGGTGTAGCAACAGTTTTTGTAGAAGTAGGGTTAGTGGCTTGTGTATCTAGTATTTGATACACTAAATCTAATTTTTTAAGTTGGCTTGTTTTTTTAAGTCCAATAGATTTTGCAATTACTTGCAAATCGGCAAGAGTTTTTGCTTTTAGTTCCGAGATTTCGAACATTATGTATATATTAAGTTAAAATGAATCTTAAATTTGTAATAAGATTTGTATGAGTTTCTTTTTGAATTTGGCTACCTATATAGTACTATAAAATAGCTTTTGTGCGGTTTATTGTAATAACAAATATATGCTTTTTTTTTTAGTTCTCAATTTTCTTTTTAAAAAAGAATGTT from the Polaribacter cellanae genome contains:
- the rho gene encoding transcription termination factor Rho codes for the protein MFEISELKAKTLADLQVIAKSIGLKKTSQLKKLDLVYQILDTQATNPTSTKTVATPTNKDSVKTDKPKRKRVSKKPQADHNSTDNKTAEAKPQETNVPEVKNSDTKTEERPKKVIRPRTKTPLKKENTSDTKKENVVKNNDSQEKKAPNHSPKQQKNPNQKNTNSNQKNKNTNQNRDKNNSNRGNGNKSSNRYRDPDFEFDGIIESEGVLEMMPDGYGFLRSSDYNYLSSPDDIYVSQSQIKLFGLKTGDTVKGNVRPPKEGEKYFPLIRVSKINGLNPNIVRDRVSFEHLTPLFPQEKFNLAEKGSSLSTRIIDLFSPIGKGQRGMIVAQPKTGKTMLLKDVAKAIATNHPEVYQIVLLIDERPEEVTDMQRSVRGEVVASTFDEPADKHVRVANIVLEKAKRLVECGHDVVILLDSITRLARAYNTVAPASGKILSGGIDANALHKPKRFFGAARNIENGGSLTIIATALTETGSKMDEVIFEEFKGTGNMELQLDRNISNRRIYPAIDLIKSSTRRDDLLLDANNVQRMWVLRKYLADMNPIEAMEFINERIKFSKNNEEFLISMNG